The Syngnathus typhle isolate RoL2023-S1 ecotype Sweden linkage group LG3, RoL_Styp_1.0, whole genome shotgun sequence genome window below encodes:
- the LOC133151201 gene encoding RNA binding protein fox-1 homolog 2-like isoform X4 — protein MMGLYYPSVLSGSQDSTSGQEGLVPPPFAAFPPPPPPPPQNGLALDYGGSLYAAGAVQGPVEAGGAVNSVVNVVNSLGGQSDGSSQIDGQSGSGGGGGSGGGSIGDDSDAKGTPKRLHVSNIPFRFRDPDLRQMFGQYGKILDVEIIFNERGSKGFGFVTFETSADAERAREKLHGTLVEGRKIEVNNATARVMTNKKMTTPYTNGEGLAALPYAGWKLSPVMGAMYSPELYTVPGFPYPAAAAAAASTAAATFRGAHLRGRARPMYSAVRAAVPQPAIPTYPGVMAYQEGFYSAADLYGGYATYRYAQPTAVATPAAAAAAAAAAAAYSDSYGRVYTTDPYHAALAPAAYGVGAMAALYRGGYSRFTPY, from the exons ATGATGGGACTCTACTATCCTTCCGTGTTGTCG GGTTCCCAAGATAGTACTTCTGGTCAGGAGGGACTCGTACCGCCGCCTTTCGCAgccttccctcctcctcctccaccccctccccagAACGGCCTTGCCCTGGATTACGGCGGCAGTCTGTACGCGGCGGGCGCCGTGCAGGGCCCAGTGGAAGCCGGCGGCGCAGTGAACAGCGTCGTCAATGTTGTCAACAGCCTCGGTGGCCAA TCAGATGGCTCCTCGCAGATTGATGGCCAGTCAGGctcaggaggagggggaggtagCGGCGGGGGGAGCATCGGAGATGATTCAGACGCCAAGGGGACACCCAAACGCCTCCACGTGTCCAACATTCCCTTCCGCTTCCGAGACCCAGATCTGCGGCAGATGTTTGGG CAATACGGCAAAATTCTTGATGTCGAGATCATTTTCAACGAGAGAGGATCCAAG GGCTTCGGTTTTGTAACATTCGAGACTAGCGCAGATGCCGAGAGGGCCCGAGAGAAGCTTCACGGTACCCTCGTGGAAGGACGTAAGATTGAG GTCAACAATGCCACGGCCAGAGTGATGACAAACAAGAAGATGACAACCCCGTACACTAATGGAGAGGGTCTTGCTGCTCTACCATATG CTGGCTGGAAGTTAAGTCCTGTGATGGGAGCCATGTACAGTCCCGAGCTCTACACGG TGCCAGGGTTTCCGTACCCAGCGGCTGCTGCAGCGGCCGCCTCCACGGCCGCGGCGACCTTCCGCGGCGCTCATCTGCGAGGTCGCGCGCGGCCCATGTACAGTGCAGTCAGGGCGGCTGTGCCGCAACCTGCCATCCCCACCTACCCTGG cgtGATGGCCTATCAGGAAGGTTTTTACAGTGCCGCTGATCTTTAT GGAGGCTACGCCACGTATCGTTACGCCCAGCCGACAGCCGTAGCCACACccgcggcagcggcggcagcggcagcggcggcggcagcttaCAGTGACAG ctacggacgagtctaCACAACTGACCCCTACCATGCTGCACTTGCCCCAGCTGCCTACGGTGTTGGAGCCATG GCCGCGCTGTACAGGGGGGGCTACAGTAGATTCACCCCTTATTAA
- the LOC133151766 gene encoding endoplasmic reticulum resident protein 27: MLSGLFFFILVSCVTAKENDVTLPSLNDTKSAEAFIDSAEVVVIGFLEQGEESRGYKEFAAAAKHVDSVSMAVCISKEVWADYGIKSDTIALFRKADNHQENLVMAEIEQLKIDGLVNFIIVNEVRYITEYNQVTAVGLFNSEVKTHLLLFANKGRKEFNELKEKLRALAPEFTSKFLFVVINGAENSNVRSLRYFGLKSEDLPRVGIYDGDSDMKWLMPEGDISTERVRDFCNSFLRGELKEVKQAGTETKTEL, translated from the exons atgcTCAGTGGACTCTTCTTCTTTATCCTGGTGTCTTGCGTCACTGCGAAAGAGAACG ATGTGACGCTCCCAAGTCTAAACGACACCAAATCTGCAGAGGCCTTCATCGACTCTGCCGAAGTGGTGGTGATCGGATTCCTGGAG CAGGGAGAAGAAAGCCGCGGCTACAAAGAGTTTGCGGCAGCGGCAAAGCACGTGGATTCCGTCTCAATGGCCGTTTGTATTTCGAAAGAGGTGTGGGCTGACTATGGCATTAAATCAGACACCATCGCTCTTTTCAGAAAG GCAGACAACCATCAAGAGAACCTCGTGATGGCCGAGATCGAACAGCTCAAGATTGACGGTCTTGTGAACTTCATTATTGTGAACGAAGTCCGCTACATAACAGAGTACAACCAAGTG ACAGCTGTGGGTCTCTTCAACTCTGAAGTAAAGACACACCTCCTGCTCTTTGCCAACAAGGGGCGCAAAGAATTTAATGAGTTAAAGGAGAAATTAAGAGCTTTGGCCCCGGAGTTCACTAGCAAG TTCTTGTTTGTGGTCATCAATGGTGCTGAAAACTCCAACGTGCGCTCCTTGCGCTACTTTGGACTCAAATCTGAGGACCTCCCTCGTGTTGGTATCTATGACGGTGACTCCGATATGAAGTGGCTGATGCCTGAGGGAGACATTTCTACTGAGCGCGTGCGAGACTTTTGCAACTCTTTCTTGCGAGGGGAATTGAAG GAGGTGAAACAGGCCGGAACAGAGACGAAAACAGAGCTCTaa
- the LOC133151676 gene encoding retinal cone rhodopsin-sensitive cGMP 3',5'-cyclic phosphodiesterase subunit gamma-like, with the protein MADTAVAAPARAPPKFKQRTTRTFKSKAPKPGQKGFGDDIPGMEGLGTDITVVCPWEAFGDMELSDLAKYGIV; encoded by the exons atggcAGACACAGCAGTTGCAGCTCCCGCCAGGGCTCCCCCCAAGTTCAAGCAGAGGACTACTCGCACCTTCAAAAGCAAGGCCCCAAAACCCGGCCAGAAAGG ATTCGGAGACGACATTCCCGGCATGGAGGGTCTGGGCACAGACATCACTGTGGTTTGCCCTTGGGAGGCCTTCGGTGACATGGAGCTCAGTGACTTGGCCAAATATGGAATCGTCTAG